The following proteins come from a genomic window of Nostoc sp. ATCC 53789:
- a CDS encoding DUF3172 domain-containing protein: MLCKNQLPTSKRKSFRFNKILVAIAGAAVLPSTILGASVTTVTTFIPKNVSKSNQIDDTAFNADVCVQYDTSTIVTNTCVFVILNP; the protein is encoded by the coding sequence ATGTTATGCAAGAATCAACTACCCACCTCTAAACGTAAATCTTTTCGTTTCAATAAGATATTAGTAGCGATCGCGGGTGCTGCTGTCTTGCCAAGTACTATCCTTGGTGCTAGTGTTACCACTGTTACTACTTTTATTCCAAAAAATGTCTCCAAGAGCAATCAAATTGATGATACCGCATTCAATGCAGATGTCTGCGTGCAGTATGACACAAGTACAATTGTCACAAATACCTGCGTCTTCGTCATCCTAAATCCTTAA
- a CDS encoding ureidoglycolate lyase encodes MGTSKTVQELQAQWVSSENFRRYGQVIFASLDGKSYDVEDAQLNLQNGIPRFYIMRLEKRGRKFHKITRHVQCTQCLGSLEGKDWLIAVCPPHNDVNEPVLEEIAAFRIPGNCFIKLHEGTWHAGPHFDHEAVDFYNLELADTNVVDHFTHDFFKSHQLEFEMIL; translated from the coding sequence ATGGGCACATCAAAAACAGTGCAAGAATTGCAAGCCCAATGGGTGAGTTCTGAAAACTTTCGGCGTTATGGACAAGTAATTTTTGCTAGTCTTGATGGCAAAAGTTACGATGTGGAAGATGCCCAGTTAAACCTGCAAAATGGGATTCCACGATTTTATATCATGCGGTTGGAGAAGAGAGGACGAAAGTTTCACAAAATTACTCGCCATGTACAATGCACTCAATGTCTGGGTTCTTTGGAAGGGAAGGATTGGTTAATTGCTGTTTGTCCTCCTCATAATGATGTGAATGAACCAGTATTAGAAGAGATTGCTGCTTTCCGCATTCCGGGGAATTGTTTTATCAAGCTACATGAGGGTACTTGGCACGCTGGCCCCCATTTTGACCATGAAGCTGTGGATTTTTATAATTTGGAATTAGCTGATACAAATGTGGTGGATCATTTCACTCATGATTTTTTTAAGAGTCATCAATTAGAGTTTGAGATGATTCTATAA
- a CDS encoding RNA polymerase sigma factor, RpoD/SigA family, with protein MSNLTSPPTEVQKTKKKSLAADKKPRATDDIVRSYLQEIGRVDLLTREQEVIFAQQVQLMMNLLAAKEELAVKLDHEPTLQEWADRVELGAEVLELQLSQGHQAKQKMIQANLRLVVAVAKKYQHRNLEFMDLIQEGTLGLERGVDKFDPALGYKFSTYAYWWIRQGITRAIAQQGRTIRLPIHVFEKLNKIKRVQRELSQQLGRVPTTAEIANALSLTPSQVRECLYLARQPFSLEARVGEQQDTELQDILEDDGPSPEDYAVEESLHQDLQDLLAKLSPQQREILTLRFGLTDGYELSLAQIGDRMGISRERVRQIEQKALSLLRRQKEQVRSYLAS; from the coding sequence ATGAGCAACTTAACATCTCCACCTACCGAAGTTCAAAAAACGAAGAAAAAAAGTTTAGCCGCAGATAAAAAACCTCGAGCTACAGATGATATTGTGCGTAGTTATCTGCAAGAGATCGGGCGTGTAGATTTGTTGACTCGCGAACAAGAGGTTATTTTTGCCCAACAAGTGCAGCTAATGATGAATTTACTAGCTGCTAAAGAAGAATTAGCTGTGAAATTAGACCATGAACCCACACTGCAAGAATGGGCAGATCGAGTGGAGTTAGGTGCTGAGGTGCTAGAGCTACAGTTAAGTCAGGGCCACCAAGCCAAGCAGAAAATGATTCAGGCTAATCTCCGGTTAGTGGTAGCAGTGGCTAAGAAATACCAGCACCGCAATCTGGAATTTATGGATCTAATTCAAGAAGGTACTTTGGGTTTAGAGCGAGGGGTGGATAAATTTGATCCTGCTCTTGGCTATAAGTTTTCTACCTACGCTTACTGGTGGATTCGTCAAGGAATTACGCGAGCGATCGCTCAACAAGGACGGACAATTCGCTTACCGATTCATGTCTTTGAGAAACTGAACAAAATTAAACGGGTACAGCGAGAATTATCTCAACAGCTAGGTCGCGTTCCCACTACTGCTGAAATTGCTAATGCGTTATCTTTGACACCTAGCCAAGTTAGAGAGTGTTTATACTTGGCTCGTCAACCTTTCTCGCTAGAGGCGCGAGTTGGTGAACAGCAAGATACAGAATTGCAGGACATCCTAGAGGATGACGGCCCTTCTCCTGAAGACTATGCAGTTGAAGAATCTCTCCACCAAGACTTACAAGACTTGTTGGCAAAGTTGTCTCCGCAACAGCGAGAAATATTAACCCTACGATTTGGTCTGACTGATGGCTATGAACTTTCTTTAGCACAGATTGGCGATCGCATGGGTATTAGTCGAGAACGGGTACGTCAGATTGAGCAAAAAGCTCTCAGTCTCCTCCGACGACAAAAGGAACAAGTACGTAGTTATTTAGCTAGCTGA